One window from the genome of Nicotiana sylvestris chromosome 9, ASM39365v2, whole genome shotgun sequence encodes:
- the LOC138878179 gene encoding uncharacterized mitochondrial protein AtMg00860-like — translation MNSVFQPCLDSFVIVFIYGILVYSRIQEEHANHLRIVLQRLREEKLYAKFSKCEFWLSSVAFLGHMVSSEGTKVDLKKIKAVQSCPSLSSTTKIQSFLSLAGYYRRFVEVFSSIVEILTRLTQKSAPFRWSDECEEIFQKQKTALTTTPVLVLPSASGSYAVYYDASRIGIRCILI, via the coding sequence ATGAACAGTGTATTCCAGCCCTgtcttgattcgtttgtcatagtatttATTTATGGtatcctggtgtactcacgtATTCAGGAGGAGCATGCCAATCATTTGAGGATTGTACTACAGAggttgagagaggagaaactttatgccaagttctccaagtgtgagttttggctcagttctgTGGCGTTCTTAGGGCAcatggtgtcgagtgaggggacTAAGGTGGATCtaaagaagataaaggcggttcagagttgtcccAGTCTGTCTTCAACTACTAAGATTCAGAGTTTTCTCAGTTTGGCCGGATATTATCGTCGCTTTGTGGAGGTTTTCTCATCTATTGTAGAGATTTtaactaggttgacccagaagagtgctccttttaggtggtcggatgagtgtgaggagatctttcagaagcaaaagactgccttgaccacaactccagttctagttttgccttcagcGTCAGGATCTTATGCAGTTTATTATGATGCCTCTCGGATTGGTATTAGGTGTATTTTGatatag